From a region of the Malania oleifera isolate guangnan ecotype guangnan chromosome 12, ASM2987363v1, whole genome shotgun sequence genome:
- the LOC131144465 gene encoding uncharacterized protein LOC131144465, producing the protein MSSQLVASHRENAEIYRGEALCKQKSQELLDEISLPKGLLPLNDVEEVGYNRETGFVWLKQKKKTEHLFRSINRKVSYDAEVTAVVEKRRMKKMTGVKSKELFIWVSISEICIDDQDPEKIKFATSSGLSRCFPVKAFELQEDNGANKN; encoded by the coding sequence ATGTCGTCCCAATTAGTCGCGAGTCACCGGGAAAACGCCGAGATTTACCGCGGCGAGGCCCTCTGCAAGCAGAAATCGCAGGAGCTGTTAGACGAGATCTCGCTGCCGAAGGGCCTCCTTCCTCTAAACGACGTCGAGGAGGTGGGCTACAACCGCGAGACGGGCTTCGTGTGGctgaagcagaagaagaagacgGAGCACTTGTTCAGGAGCATCAACCGGAAAGTGTCGTACGACGCGGAGGTGACGGCGGTGGTTGAGAAGCGCCGGATGAAGAAGATGACGGGGGTGAAGAGCAAGGAGCTCTTCATTTGGGTCTCCATTTCCGAAATCTGCATTGACGATCAGGATCCCGAGAAGATCAAGTTCGCGACGTCTTCCGGCCTCTCGCGCTGCTTCCCGGTCAAGGCGTTTGAGCTTCAGGAAGACAATGGCGCTAACAAGAACTAG